One genomic window of Prochlorococcus marinus str. NATL2A includes the following:
- a CDS encoding 4'-phosphopantetheinyl transferase family protein, with protein sequence MPSKLLPISSEEKKWVQKLAPSRGLIYHFSRGCLRHVMSNITGLGPLDIPLKADPGEPPLLAEGWGNISMSHCSDALLIGWSSGKIGVDIERKDREIQAYKLSKRFFTQYENYEIENLSPCQAKELVLKRWVIKEAAVKWQRGKIANNINQWIWKNKSSFAHHKKLGHKVKVYEQNYDQWTYAIALDEDSITCKPIICVD encoded by the coding sequence ATGCCATCAAAACTTTTACCAATAAGCAGCGAAGAAAAAAAATGGGTTCAAAAGTTAGCACCAAGCAGAGGTTTGATTTATCATTTTTCTAGAGGCTGCCTAAGACATGTCATGTCCAACATTACAGGATTAGGTCCTCTAGATATACCCCTCAAAGCCGATCCTGGAGAACCGCCTTTATTGGCGGAAGGATGGGGGAATATCAGTATGAGTCACTGTTCTGATGCTTTATTAATTGGATGGTCCTCAGGAAAAATTGGGGTTGATATTGAAAGAAAGGATAGAGAAATTCAAGCTTATAAATTATCAAAACGTTTTTTCACTCAATATGAGAATTACGAAATAGAAAATTTATCGCCATGCCAAGCAAAAGAACTAGTACTTAAAAGATGGGTAATAAAAGAAGCCGCAGTTAAATGGCAGAGAGGGAAAATAGCGAATAATATCAATCAATGGATTTGGAAGAATAAATCATCATTTGCACATCATAAAAAACTTGGTCACAAAGTAAAAGTTTACGAACAAAATTATGATCAATGGACGTATGCAATTGCATTAGATGAAGATTCGATAACATGTAAACCAATAATTTGCGTTGATTAA
- the bcp gene encoding thioredoxin-dependent thiol peroxidase translates to MTLCIGDSAPDFTLPNQDGVNISLSSFQGSRVVIYFYPKDDTPGCTKEACSFRDNWELFKSNNIQVLGISKDASKSHIKFIDKHKLPFTLLTDSDPCPVAASYESYGLKKFMGREYYGMMRHTFVVNKDGKIELIYLKVKSDNMANQILNDLKLN, encoded by the coding sequence ATGACTCTCTGTATAGGCGATTCTGCACCAGATTTCACTCTTCCTAATCAAGATGGTGTGAATATCAGTCTCTCATCATTCCAAGGATCGAGAGTAGTAATTTATTTTTATCCAAAGGATGATACTCCTGGATGCACTAAGGAAGCTTGCAGTTTTAGAGATAATTGGGAGCTTTTCAAATCAAACAATATTCAAGTTTTAGGAATTAGTAAGGATGCCTCAAAATCGCATATAAAGTTCATTGATAAACATAAATTACCTTTTACACTTTTAACCGATAGTGACCCATGTCCTGTTGCGGCATCATACGAAAGTTATGGCTTGAAGAAATTTATGGGTAGAGAGTATTATGGAATGATGAGACACACTTTCGTTGTAAACAAAGACGGGAAAATTGAATTAATATACTTAAAAGTAAAATCAGATAATATGGCTAATCAGATTTTAAATGATCTTAAATTGAATTAA
- a CDS encoding TrkH family potassium uptake protein, giving the protein MSIRQETYRRLTVPQFTVVTGLLVIAFGTLLLATPFCSNANVGLWEALFTATSAVTVTGLSIIDIGIDLTFFGQVILAIMLLTGGLGLMAITTFLQGFIVSGTELKTRLDRGKTLDEFGVGGVGTTFKGIAITASILIFLGSITLYFFGFKNITSSSERIWASIFHSISAYNNAGFSLWSSSLQDYRGNWVVNFVLITLIILGGFGWRVTNDIWINRRSLKLRNLSLHTRLVIRSSFILIALGFFGLIFTESLARGSFFSLINFDDRILTALFTSVSSRTAGFTNLPISIESVSDSGLLLIMFLMFIGASPGGTGGGIKTTTIAALMAATRATLRGQNEIIIRNRQISDKVILKAVGITVGSFLFVLIMALLLSLSNGFNSGENFSFLEMLFTCISAFATVGFDLGVTSKLGHVGQLILIIGMFVGRLGILLFLSAVWQALNKSKIQHRNRIGYPKEDLYV; this is encoded by the coding sequence GTGAGTATTAGGCAAGAAACTTATAGAAGGCTTACGGTTCCGCAGTTTACGGTGGTAACAGGTTTACTTGTGATTGCTTTTGGAACATTATTATTGGCTACACCTTTTTGTTCTAATGCAAATGTAGGTCTATGGGAGGCATTATTTACGGCAACTTCTGCTGTCACAGTTACGGGGTTATCTATTATTGATATAGGAATAGATTTGACATTTTTTGGACAAGTAATTTTAGCGATTATGTTGTTAACTGGGGGCCTTGGTTTAATGGCTATTACTACATTTTTGCAGGGCTTTATTGTTAGTGGAACAGAATTAAAAACACGTCTTGATAGAGGTAAAACTCTTGATGAATTTGGAGTCGGGGGTGTGGGTACAACGTTTAAAGGTATTGCGATTACAGCATCTATACTTATTTTTCTTGGCTCTATTACTTTATATTTTTTCGGCTTTAAAAATATAACTAGCTCAAGTGAAAGGATTTGGGCATCAATTTTTCATAGTATATCTGCTTATAATAATGCTGGGTTTAGTTTATGGTCAAGCAGTTTACAAGATTATAGAGGTAATTGGGTAGTGAATTTTGTTTTAATTACTTTAATTATATTAGGTGGTTTTGGATGGAGAGTAACTAATGATATTTGGATAAATCGTAGATCTTTAAAATTAAGAAATTTAAGTCTTCATACACGTTTAGTAATTAGATCATCTTTCATATTGATTGCTCTGGGATTCTTCGGATTGATTTTTACTGAATCGTTAGCTAGGGGTAGCTTCTTTTCGTTAATTAATTTCGATGATCGTATTTTAACCGCTTTATTTACTTCTGTTAGTTCACGAACTGCAGGCTTTACGAATTTGCCCATATCAATTGAAAGTGTCTCTGACTCTGGTCTTTTGTTGATAATGTTTCTTATGTTTATTGGGGCAAGTCCAGGTGGCACTGGAGGCGGAATTAAGACGACAACTATTGCTGCATTAATGGCAGCCACAAGAGCAACTCTACGTGGTCAAAATGAAATCATTATTCGGAATCGTCAGATATCTGACAAAGTAATTCTTAAAGCTGTTGGTATAACTGTTGGTTCATTTTTATTTGTGTTGATTATGGCTTTATTATTAAGTTTGAGTAATGGATTCAATAGTGGAGAGAATTTTTCATTTTTAGAAATGCTTTTCACTTGTATTTCTGCTTTTGCAACTGTAGGTTTTGATCTGGGCGTAACCTCTAAGTTAGGACATGTCGGTCAATTAATTCTGATTATTGGAATGTTTGTTGGCAGACTAGGAATCCTTTTATTCTTGAGCGCTGTATGGCAAGCTCTTAATAAAAGTAAGATTCAACATCGCAATCGAATTGGCTATCCGAAGGAGGATCTCTATGTTTAA
- a CDS encoding phosphoadenylyl-sulfate reductase, translated as MKKESKDNYINDLRNAAQLPQPALMKSINETSKDLEKLSPQDQLQWAFEEFDESFVVTTSFGIQSAVLLHMTKELKSSQKPKVIWVDTGYLPKETYDYAEKLTTLFELNLVIAQSPVSPARMEALNGRLWETGVQKDLDKYHQIRKVAPLEKAFSDLNVLCWASGVRKGQTQNRQSMSNIDCIRERLTLRPLLTWSKKDIFYYMEKNKLPQHPLFEQGYSTVGDWHSSGAENTNTKGRSTRFGGLSEECGIHLNT; from the coding sequence ATGAAGAAAGAATCTAAAGACAATTACATCAATGATTTGAGAAACGCCGCTCAATTGCCTCAACCTGCTCTGATGAAATCAATTAATGAGACAAGCAAAGATCTAGAGAAACTCTCCCCTCAGGATCAACTTCAATGGGCTTTTGAGGAATTTGATGAGAGCTTTGTTGTTACCACAAGTTTTGGGATCCAATCCGCTGTCTTGCTTCACATGACGAAGGAATTGAAATCCAGTCAAAAGCCAAAAGTTATTTGGGTTGATACTGGCTATTTGCCAAAAGAAACATATGATTACGCAGAAAAATTAACAACACTTTTCGAATTAAATTTAGTAATTGCCCAAAGTCCCGTATCTCCAGCGAGAATGGAGGCCTTAAATGGTCGTCTGTGGGAAACAGGAGTACAAAAAGATCTTGATAAATATCATCAGATTCGGAAAGTTGCACCTCTTGAAAAAGCCTTCTCAGACCTCAACGTTCTCTGCTGGGCAAGTGGCGTGAGAAAAGGCCAAACCCAGAACAGACAATCAATGTCTAATATCGATTGCATTAGAGAACGTTTAACGCTCCGACCACTTTTAACCTGGTCTAAAAAAGATATTTTCTATTACATGGAGAAAAATAAATTACCTCAACATCCATTATTTGAACAAGGTTATTCCACTGTAGGAGATTGGCATTCAAGCGGAGCAGAAAATACTAATACCAAAGGAAGGTCAACGAGATTTGGAGGTCTCAGTGAAGAATGTGGAATCCATTTAAATACGTAA
- a CDS encoding NAD(P)/FAD-dependent oxidoreductase → MDLNNLKSDPIVVVGGGFGGLSTVQALLARSNGIPIILIDQSPRFLFKPLLYELLSGELQLWEVAPKYSALASELGFIFLEECVVEVDGLERKLITSSGTEVTYSQLVISTGVTTDFSLLRNLKEYAYGFSSLNDLVRIQELIISINNSSNHSDPLIIAGAGPTGVELACKLSDLVNNRVDIYLVDKGNKILSKSKSFNREKAIDAIAERNIKIYLEHYIQSINENIIELSTVETERNNSLKINYSGLLWTAGLSPCRLQFIDHLLDENKKIKVNKFLQIKEYQNIFFVGDIVFCEDDPFPSSAQVAMQQGFLTAQNIISLRKGNKLKSFQFEDLGEMLSLGIGNASITGYGVTLAGSLAFKIRHFAYLMRMPGFSLSLKSAGSRLLSKK, encoded by the coding sequence ATGGACTTGAACAATTTGAAATCTGATCCAATTGTTGTTGTTGGTGGTGGCTTCGGAGGACTCTCCACTGTCCAAGCATTATTAGCTCGGTCGAATGGAATACCAATCATTTTGATTGATCAAAGCCCAAGATTTCTTTTTAAGCCATTGCTTTATGAATTATTAAGTGGTGAGCTTCAATTATGGGAGGTTGCACCTAAATATTCTGCTTTAGCTTCAGAATTAGGATTTATTTTTTTAGAAGAGTGTGTTGTTGAAGTTGATGGACTAGAGAGAAAGTTAATTACTTCATCGGGGACTGAAGTTACATACTCTCAACTTGTCATAAGCACTGGAGTAACAACTGATTTTTCTCTTCTCCGAAATTTGAAAGAATATGCGTACGGTTTCTCTAGTTTGAATGATCTCGTAAGAATTCAAGAGTTAATAATCTCAATCAATAATTCTTCTAACCACTCCGATCCTTTGATTATCGCTGGAGCAGGACCAACTGGTGTTGAGCTCGCATGCAAATTATCTGATTTAGTTAATAACAGAGTAGACATATATTTGGTTGATAAAGGAAATAAAATTTTATCTAAATCCAAATCTTTTAATAGGGAAAAAGCAATAGATGCAATAGCTGAGAGAAATATCAAGATTTATTTGGAACATTATATTCAATCAATAAATGAAAATATTATAGAACTTTCTACTGTTGAGACCGAAAGAAATAATTCTCTAAAAATTAATTATTCTGGCTTGTTGTGGACTGCTGGGTTAAGCCCTTGTCGGTTACAATTTATAGATCATCTTTTAGATGAAAATAAGAAGATTAAAGTAAACAAATTTTTGCAAATAAAAGAATATCAGAATATTTTTTTTGTTGGAGATATCGTATTTTGTGAGGACGATCCTTTTCCTTCTTCAGCTCAAGTAGCAATGCAGCAGGGTTTTTTAACAGCTCAAAATATTATTTCTCTAAGAAAAGGCAACAAACTTAAATCATTTCAATTTGAAGATCTTGGAGAAATGTTGAGTCTAGGTATTGGAAATGCATCAATAACGGGTTATGGAGTTACTTTGGCAGGATCTCTTGCTTTCAAAATAAGGCATTTTGCATATTTAATGCGAATGCCAGGTTTTTCTCTATCTTTGAAATCTGCAGGTTCTCGGTTATTAAGTAAAAAATAA
- a CDS encoding SLC13 family permease has product MNEIFTVLENPKAVITLAVLIIAVFLFVSSALAPELTGLLSVALLMATGVLSPQKALAGFGSPALITLMGLFAVSAALFKSGALDRLRELIASDSIRTPRRLIALLGLVVAPVSGVVPNTPVVASLLPVIEAWCVKRKLSPSRVLLPLSFATVLGGTLTLLGSSVNLLVSDISDQLGYGPFDLFTFTAIGVPIWLFGTAYMLLAPQSLLPDRGRISSEYGGSSDQTGYFTEVTIPSDSELVGHSLRNSRLQRRFDVDVLEIQRENEILLPPLADRIIQSGDRLLIRITRSDLLRLKQEHTVQLNKNLSIEKKFFLSNIDESQQTVEVLLPAGSTLAGASLRELRFRQRHNATVLALRRGQQTVQERLGQAILREGDVLLLQAPRDSIRGLQDSNDLLVLDQFENDLPTVTRKPIAIGIAIAMLIIPSITDLPLVASVLMAVIAMVWGGCLRPAEVQRSIRLDVILLLGSLSSFSVAMQTTGLADAFANILILILEDLSTYSALLVIFLSTTIFTQFVSNAASVALLAPIAVQLAPSMGLPPLALLITVLFGASQSFLTPMGYQTNLMVFGPGRYQFLDVTRYGAGLTILMTLLVPGLILLKYGIS; this is encoded by the coding sequence ATGAATGAGATATTCACTGTCTTAGAGAATCCCAAAGCTGTCATAACTTTGGCAGTGTTAATTATTGCTGTTTTTTTGTTCGTAAGCAGTGCGCTAGCTCCTGAACTGACTGGACTTTTGAGCGTTGCATTATTGATGGCTACAGGAGTTCTTTCCCCTCAAAAAGCATTGGCTGGTTTTGGAAGCCCTGCGTTGATTACATTGATGGGTTTATTTGCTGTTTCTGCGGCACTTTTTAAAAGTGGTGCCCTTGATCGTTTAAGGGAGTTAATTGCTTCTGACAGTATTCGAACTCCGCGCAGATTGATCGCTTTGCTCGGATTAGTTGTTGCTCCTGTCTCAGGTGTCGTTCCCAATACTCCTGTGGTTGCTTCACTTTTACCAGTAATCGAAGCTTGGTGCGTCAAGCGAAAACTATCTCCATCACGTGTATTGTTACCATTATCTTTTGCGACAGTATTAGGTGGGACTTTAACTCTTTTAGGCAGTTCAGTGAATTTGTTGGTCAGCGATATTAGTGATCAACTTGGTTACGGTCCCTTTGATTTATTTACTTTTACAGCAATAGGAGTACCTATATGGTTATTTGGGACAGCATATATGTTGCTGGCTCCACAATCTTTATTGCCAGATAGAGGGAGAATTAGCTCAGAGTACGGAGGAAGTTCGGATCAAACTGGTTATTTTACCGAAGTCACAATTCCTTCTGATTCTGAACTTGTTGGACATTCATTGAGAAATAGCCGCTTACAAAGAAGATTTGATGTTGATGTTCTAGAAATACAGCGAGAGAATGAAATACTTTTACCACCTTTGGCCGATCGGATAATTCAGTCTGGTGATCGGTTGTTGATAAGAATTACGCGCTCTGATCTTTTGCGTTTAAAACAAGAACATACTGTTCAGTTAAATAAAAACTTAAGTATTGAAAAAAAATTTTTTCTGTCCAACATTGATGAAAGCCAACAAACGGTAGAGGTTCTTTTACCAGCTGGTTCAACCTTGGCTGGGGCAAGTTTGCGTGAACTGCGATTTAGACAAAGACACAATGCTACTGTTTTGGCCTTAAGACGAGGTCAGCAAACTGTTCAAGAGAGATTGGGGCAAGCAATTTTGAGAGAAGGAGACGTATTACTCTTACAAGCTCCAAGAGATTCAATTCGTGGATTACAGGATAGTAATGACCTTCTTGTTTTAGATCAATTTGAGAATGATCTACCCACGGTTACAAGAAAACCGATAGCAATTGGCATCGCAATCGCAATGTTGATTATTCCCTCAATTACTGACTTGCCTCTAGTAGCCTCAGTTCTAATGGCAGTGATTGCTATGGTCTGGGGAGGATGTTTAAGACCCGCAGAGGTACAAAGATCAATCCGACTTGACGTCATTCTTTTGCTTGGATCTCTTTCTAGTTTTAGTGTCGCAATGCAGACCACTGGTCTTGCTGATGCTTTTGCCAATATTTTAATTTTAATATTAGAAGACTTATCTACTTATTCAGCCTTACTAGTAATTTTCCTCTCTACTACAATATTTACTCAATTTGTTAGTAATGCTGCTTCAGTGGCTCTTTTGGCGCCAATTGCTGTTCAATTAGCCCCAAGTATGGGGCTACCTCCTTTAGCTTTATTGATAACAGTTCTTTTTGGCGCCAGTCAATCTTTTCTTACTCCTATGGGTTACCAGACAAACCTTATGGTATTTGGCCCTGGGCGTTATCAGTTTTTAGATGTCACCAGATACGGAGCTGGGTTGACCATCTTGATGACGCTTCTTGTCCCTGGGTTGATATTGCTAAAGTATGGTATTTCTTAA
- a CDS encoding type III pantothenate kinase, with the protein MYSEENFLMIGNTRWHWANKVKKDWKYFHTSPNPIEFKDKDYSQLTWASVGPIPEDIKLCPSKEITLDNVPLNNLPTNLGIDRALSSWSAFKKQSFLKSKEQDLIVIDAGTILSVTKVSNKGEFIGGQLISGFSLQLSSMSNRAMNLETPIVKKIPTETFQYETHNAMIRGSMNALIGLILTLFEETKLPIWMCGGDAPIILNELKNTNIDINHSPNLVLEGMIDVYKKINSI; encoded by the coding sequence GTGTACTCAGAAGAAAATTTCCTAATGATTGGCAATACAAGATGGCATTGGGCAAACAAAGTTAAAAAAGATTGGAAATATTTTCATACCTCACCAAATCCAATCGAATTTAAAGATAAGGATTATTCTCAATTAACTTGGGCCTCCGTTGGTCCCATCCCTGAGGATATTAAATTATGCCCTTCAAAAGAAATAACTTTAGACAATGTTCCCCTAAACAATCTTCCAACTAATTTAGGAATTGACAGAGCTCTTTCTTCATGGAGTGCTTTTAAAAAACAATCATTTTTAAAAAGCAAAGAACAAGATTTAATTGTGATAGACGCAGGAACAATATTAAGCGTCACAAAAGTATCAAACAAAGGAGAATTCATTGGGGGCCAACTAATTTCCGGTTTCAGCCTTCAATTATCTTCAATGTCAAACCGTGCAATGAATTTAGAAACTCCCATTGTTAAAAAAATCCCAACTGAAACATTTCAATATGAGACTCATAATGCAATGATAAGAGGGTCAATGAATGCGCTAATAGGATTAATCTTAACACTTTTTGAGGAGACTAAATTACCTATATGGATGTGCGGAGGTGATGCTCCAATCATATTAAATGAACTCAAAAATACAAACATTGACATCAATCATTCTCCCAATCTAGTTCTAGAAGGAATGATTGATGTATACAAAAAAATTAATTCAATTTAA
- a CDS encoding potassium channel family protein, with translation MSDWWQWSPIKANQKLGFAVVGIGRFGSAVCRELLRNGADVLAVDFSEKAIEELRQLEPTIEARVVDSTDEESMKEAGVLEMGTVVVGISEPIEASITTTLIAKDTEGSLVKQVIARATSDLHEKMLKRVGADRVVFPSRMQGERLGLELVRPNLIERLELDDKTGIDEIKVPEVFVGRSLRDLNLRKNYFVNVLAAGPAQLLTVNPPAKYILEKDHVLVVMGSMEDLQKLPQT, from the coding sequence ATGAGTGATTGGTGGCAATGGTCTCCCATAAAAGCAAATCAGAAACTTGGGTTTGCTGTAGTTGGAATTGGTCGTTTTGGAAGCGCAGTTTGTAGAGAGCTATTGAGAAATGGTGCTGATGTTTTGGCTGTTGATTTCTCAGAGAAGGCAATAGAGGAATTACGTCAACTCGAGCCAACAATTGAAGCGAGGGTGGTTGACTCAACGGATGAAGAGTCTATGAAAGAGGCAGGTGTTCTTGAAATGGGGACTGTAGTAGTAGGCATTAGTGAGCCAATTGAAGCAAGTATTACGACAACTCTTATTGCTAAAGATACGGAGGGGAGTTTAGTTAAACAGGTTATTGCTAGAGCAACAAGTGATCTGCATGAAAAAATGCTCAAAAGGGTTGGTGCTGATCGGGTGGTATTCCCTTCAAGAATGCAAGGAGAAAGATTGGGCCTTGAATTGGTTAGACCGAATTTGATTGAAAGATTAGAACTCGATGATAAAACGGGTATTGATGAGATTAAAGTCCCTGAGGTATTTGTAGGACGTTCTTTACGAGATTTAAATCTTAGAAAAAATTATTTTGTTAATGTCTTAGCCGCTGGCCCTGCTCAACTATTAACTGTTAATCCTCCGGCGAAATATATTTTGGAAAAAGATCATGTCCTTGTAGTCATGGGTTCAATGGAAGATCTTCAAAAGCTGCCTCAAACTTAA
- a CDS encoding AAA family ATPase yields the protein MSKDLFAFNGEQLIQNNAPLADRLRPQTLDEFVGQDHILAQGRLLRRSIVADKVGNLLLYGPPGVGKTTLARIIALNTLSHFSVVNAALAGIKDLRSEIESAIDRLNKFGKRTILFIDEVHRFNTAQQDALLPWVENGTLTLIGATTENPYFEVNKALVSRSRLFRLNSLNSKALHQLLQRALNDKKRGYGLKLINLASEAEDHLVDVCNGDARVLLNALELAVESTIANQDTSINIDLKIAEDSIQERAVLYDKKGDAHFDTISAFIKSLRGSDPDAALFWLARMLEAGESPRFIFRRMLIAAGEDIGLADPNAIVIVESCAAAFDRIGLPEGVYPLAQATLYLASTEKSNSVKAIFKAVQKVKDSQKQNVPSHLKDPNRDQESFGDGMGYRYPHSFSKNWVPQQYLPDTLLNEIFWEPTEHGWEGQRRSLLNERRSQQLASLIEVEQQNPLTITSGKVDNDLDKWLSRQVLQEGERLKHLMTKLWSGITWKKNHRVLVLAPSSLLWSLKPLREASEGGVVLAVSEDNHPKLLAELEVLAPMERPVLIDSKVESIKKLEDNLKFELIGGRIPWKVFSATNFFELWPILTEKCTENTELSLIISNPCYGPAFSLKKRLELYSNKKNTDFSFLSDLICKEEKWLNKQEHKKKFILQLEKLGWNISFEEWTEFIYQKVDNTIIKRWLNQGSEYREIILENCEEETLIRLQELFKRLDGQTIKQKLIHTKFLAKNSN from the coding sequence TTGTCCAAAGATCTGTTTGCTTTTAATGGTGAACAGCTAATTCAGAATAATGCTCCTTTAGCTGATCGCTTACGGCCTCAAACACTGGATGAATTTGTTGGCCAAGATCACATTCTTGCTCAAGGACGTTTATTGAGACGTTCAATTGTTGCTGACAAAGTAGGCAATTTATTGCTTTATGGACCCCCTGGAGTTGGTAAGACTACTTTGGCTAGGATTATCGCCTTAAATACCTTATCTCACTTTAGTGTCGTTAACGCAGCACTGGCTGGCATCAAGGATTTGAGATCTGAGATAGAGTCGGCAATCGACAGATTAAATAAATTTGGTAAACGCACAATTTTATTTATTGATGAGGTTCATAGATTTAATACTGCTCAACAAGATGCCTTATTACCTTGGGTTGAAAATGGAACTTTGACCCTTATTGGTGCCACAACGGAAAACCCATATTTTGAAGTAAATAAAGCGTTGGTAAGTAGATCTAGATTATTTCGTTTAAATAGTTTGAATTCAAAAGCATTACATCAATTGCTGCAACGAGCTTTGAATGATAAGAAGAGGGGATATGGGTTGAAATTAATCAATTTAGCTAGTGAAGCTGAGGATCATTTGGTTGATGTATGTAATGGCGATGCACGCGTTCTGCTTAATGCGCTGGAACTTGCTGTAGAGAGCACTATTGCAAATCAAGATACTTCAATCAATATTGATCTCAAGATTGCTGAGGATTCAATTCAAGAACGAGCGGTTTTATACGACAAAAAAGGTGATGCTCATTTTGATACTATTAGCGCTTTTATTAAGTCATTAAGAGGCTCGGATCCTGATGCGGCATTGTTTTGGCTTGCTCGAATGTTGGAGGCTGGAGAAAGTCCACGATTCATTTTTAGACGTATGCTCATCGCAGCAGGAGAAGATATTGGTCTTGCTGATCCCAATGCAATTGTCATAGTTGAGTCATGCGCTGCGGCTTTTGATCGAATAGGTTTGCCAGAGGGTGTTTACCCACTGGCTCAGGCAACCTTGTACTTGGCTTCAACTGAGAAAAGCAATAGTGTTAAGGCTATTTTTAAGGCAGTTCAGAAAGTTAAAGATTCCCAAAAGCAAAATGTTCCATCTCATCTTAAAGATCCAAATCGAGATCAAGAATCTTTTGGAGATGGCATGGGTTACAGGTATCCACATTCATTTTCAAAAAATTGGGTTCCACAGCAATATTTGCCAGACACTTTGCTAAACGAGATTTTTTGGGAGCCAACTGAACATGGATGGGAAGGGCAAAGACGATCTCTTTTGAATGAGAGAAGATCTCAACAGTTAGCTTCATTAATTGAAGTTGAGCAACAAAATCCTTTAACTATTACATCTGGCAAAGTTGATAATGATTTGGATAAATGGTTATCTCGCCAAGTTTTGCAGGAGGGGGAACGATTAAAACATTTGATGACTAAATTATGGTCCGGCATTACTTGGAAAAAAAATCATAGGGTTTTAGTTTTAGCGCCTAGTTCTTTGCTTTGGTCTTTAAAGCCTTTAAGAGAGGCATCTGAAGGGGGCGTTGTTTTGGCTGTATCAGAGGATAATCATCCCAAGTTATTAGCTGAATTAGAAGTTTTAGCGCCTATGGAGCGACCTGTCTTAATTGATTCAAAAGTTGAATCAATTAAAAAATTAGAAGACAATCTCAAATTTGAGCTAATTGGAGGAAGGATTCCTTGGAAAGTTTTTTCTGCAACAAATTTTTTTGAATTGTGGCCGATTCTTACTGAAAAATGTACGGAGAATACAGAATTAAGTTTGATTATAAGTAACCCATGTTATGGCCCTGCCTTTTCTTTAAAGAAAAGATTAGAGCTTTATAGTAACAAGAAAAATACTGATTTTTCATTCTTGAGTGATTTAATTTGTAAAGAGGAGAAGTGGTTAAATAAGCAAGAACATAAAAAGAAATTTATTCTACAATTAGAAAAATTAGGCTGGAATATTTCTTTTGAAGAATGGACTGAGTTTATATATCAAAAAGTTGATAATACTATAATTAAAAGGTGGCTTAATCAGGGAAGTGAGTATCGAGAAATTATTCTCGAAAATTGTGAGGAAGAAACATTAATTCGATTGCAAGAATTATTTAAAAGATTGGATGGCCAGACTATAAAACAGAAGCTTATACATACTAAATTTCTTGCTAAGAATAGTAATTAA